Proteins from a genomic interval of Chryseobacterium indologenes:
- a CDS encoding 2'-5' RNA ligase family protein, which translates to MKKLYFIAIYPPTEIIEEVRIFKKDLAIYYDNSKALKNEAHITLFPPFSREIEWEDDIFTAFQKIDTHMNPFKIELNGFGSFANPKNPVIYIHPEISSELQDLYKRVKQQFSFAPYSFNPHMTVGYRDLTWENYLRAWEKYQHFPYKTNFLVDKILLLRHDGNWVPIAEKRLGTN; encoded by the coding sequence ATGAAAAAACTATATTTTATCGCCATCTATCCTCCAACGGAAATTATTGAAGAAGTAAGGATTTTTAAAAAAGATCTGGCGATTTATTATGACAATTCCAAAGCGTTAAAGAATGAAGCTCATATCACCCTATTCCCTCCTTTCTCAAGAGAAATTGAGTGGGAAGACGACATCTTCACAGCTTTTCAAAAAATAGACACCCATATGAATCCCTTTAAAATTGAACTGAATGGATTCGGAAGCTTTGCCAATCCTAAAAATCCGGTGATCTATATTCATCCTGAAATCAGTTCTGAGCTCCAGGACCTTTACAAGAGAGTAAAGCAACAATTCAGCTTCGCCCCCTACTCGTTTAACCCTCATATGACAGTAGGGTATCGGGATCTTACGTGGGAAAACTATTTAAGAGCATGGGAAAAGTATCAGCATTTTCCGTATAAAACTAATTTCTTAGTTGACAAAATATTACTTCTCCGTCATGATGGAAACTGGGTTCCGATTGCCGAGAAAAGACTGGGAACCAATTAA
- a CDS encoding peptidase M64 domain-containing protein: MKKILLSLLIGSNCFGQVFDKVSLLQSGANDKRIIIAVLGDGFTSAEQNSFVSSAQSTVNYLFTKSPYKEYKNYFNAYAVKVISTQSGVKHPGTATDVAEPVIPVSNPNNYLGSSFDVGVHRCIYSSTTNKVGQVLAANVPDYDITYVLGNSTEYGGCGGAYAFASLNSSSSEIVVHELGHSFGKLADEYWFAGSGESPNKTQTSNPATVKWKNWVGVNSVGVYPYTESPSWFRPHQSCEMRYLNQQFCSVCKEAIVEKIHSLVSPVDSFTPANNTTLNANTNITFTVNEILPNPNTLVNTWKLNGTTLSATANTITITPAQLNSGNNTLLFSVTDNSPLLKVNNHGTLHFTNVSWTLNKSGLKVSKVTAREKGFSIYPNPTDGVFYIRGKQDFSKNIKVEIYDASGKLLSAKSEMKDSSTLSVDIQYAPSGSYLLNVVEDDQPIISQKIIKE, translated from the coding sequence ATGAAAAAAATTCTATTATCCCTACTTATTGGAAGCAACTGCTTCGGACAGGTATTTGATAAAGTATCACTTTTACAAAGCGGTGCAAATGATAAACGAATCATCATTGCCGTTTTGGGGGATGGCTTCACCAGTGCGGAACAAAACTCTTTTGTTTCTTCAGCTCAGTCAACCGTTAATTATCTTTTTACCAAAAGCCCTTACAAAGAGTATAAAAATTATTTTAATGCCTATGCGGTGAAAGTGATATCCACTCAGTCCGGAGTAAAGCATCCGGGAACGGCAACCGACGTGGCAGAACCTGTTATTCCTGTATCCAATCCTAACAATTATCTTGGGTCCAGCTTTGATGTCGGAGTCCACAGATGTATCTACAGCAGTACAACGAATAAAGTCGGGCAGGTATTGGCCGCCAATGTTCCTGATTATGATATTACTTATGTTTTAGGAAATTCAACTGAATATGGAGGTTGCGGTGGGGCATATGCCTTTGCGTCTCTTAATAGTTCGTCCAGTGAAATTGTTGTACATGAGTTGGGACATTCTTTCGGAAAACTGGCAGATGAATACTGGTTTGCAGGTTCCGGCGAATCCCCAAACAAAACTCAGACGTCAAATCCTGCGACGGTAAAGTGGAAAAACTGGGTAGGCGTAAACAGTGTCGGTGTTTATCCTTACACGGAGAGTCCGAGCTGGTTCAGACCCCATCAAAGTTGTGAGATGAGATATTTGAATCAACAGTTTTGTTCTGTATGTAAAGAAGCTATTGTGGAGAAAATTCACTCTTTGGTATCTCCGGTAGATTCTTTTACCCCGGCAAATAATACCACTTTAAATGCCAATACCAATATCACCTTTACAGTGAATGAGATTCTTCCTAACCCTAATACACTCGTGAATACCTGGAAACTGAATGGAACAACACTCAGTGCAACGGCTAATACAATTACGATCACTCCTGCTCAACTTAACAGCGGTAATAATACTTTGCTTTTTTCAGTGACAGACAACAGTCCTCTTTTAAAAGTAAACAATCACGGAACTCTTCATTTTACCAATGTCAGCTGGACGCTTAATAAGTCAGGACTTAAAGTTTCTAAAGTTACAGCCAGAGAGAAAGGCTTCAGTATTTATCCGAATCCGACAGATGGGGTATTTTATATCAGAGGAAAACAGGATTTCTCAAAAAATATAAAAGTTGAAATCTATGATGCTTCCGGTAAGCTGCTTTCGGCGAAGTCTGAAATGAAAGATAGTTCAACCTTATCGGTAGACATTCAATATGCACCTTCCGGTTCGTACCTGCTGAATGTCGTTGAAGATGATCAGCCAATCATTTCCCAGAAAATTATAAAAGAATAA
- the ruvC gene encoding crossover junction endodeoxyribonuclease RuvC, with the protein MISEKIILGIDPGTTVMGFGLISVKKGKMEMVSIHELILKKYPNHETKLKYIFERTLSLIDEFHPDEVALEAPFYGKNVQSMLKLGRAQGVAMAASLYRNIPITEYSPKKIKMAITGNGNASKEQVAGMLQNLLNLKEFPTKYLDASDGLAVAVCHHFNSGTIADTKSYSGWESFLKQNPDRLK; encoded by the coding sequence ATGATTTCAGAGAAAATAATTTTAGGTATTGATCCCGGAACTACGGTCATGGGATTTGGTCTAATTTCCGTCAAAAAAGGTAAAATGGAAATGGTTTCTATCCATGAGCTTATCCTAAAGAAGTATCCCAACCATGAAACTAAACTGAAGTACATTTTTGAAAGAACTCTGTCACTTATTGATGAGTTTCATCCAGATGAAGTTGCCCTGGAAGCTCCTTTCTACGGAAAAAATGTACAAAGTATGCTGAAACTGGGACGTGCCCAAGGCGTTGCTATGGCAGCCAGTCTTTACAGAAATATCCCCATTACGGAATATTCTCCGAAAAAAATAAAGATGGCTATTACCGGAAATGGTAATGCCAGTAAGGAACAGGTAGCAGGAATGCTCCAAAACCTTCTCAATCTTAAAGAGTTTCCCACGAAATATCTGGATGCTTCAGACGGCCTTGCTGTTGCGGTATGCCATCATTTTAATTCAGGGACGATTGCAGATACAAAGTCGTATTCCGGCTGGGAAAGTTTTTTGAAGCAAAATCCGGATCGGTTGAAATAA